The genomic interval TTTAAATTTGATTCTCTTTACGTTGGTGGCGGAACGACTTTGATTGATGAAGACGAATTGATCAAAACGCTTGAACTTGCAAAAAAACTTTTTAATATAGATGAAATTTCTTGTGAAAGTGACCCGAATCACATTGACGCTCAAAATTTGGCGCGTTTCAAAGGACTGATAAATCGTTTAAGTGTAGGCGTTCAAAGCTTTAATGATGAAATTTTAAAAAAAGTCGGCAGGTTTGATAAATTCGGTGGAAGCGAAGTTTTACTTGAAAAATTAAGCAAAGCCATTGGGATTTTGCCGACATTCAGCCTTGATTTGATTTTTAATTTTCCGTTTCAAAGCGAACTTGATTTTCGCGAAGATATCAAAAAAGCAAAAAGTATCGGAGCAGATCAATACACATTTTATCCGCTTATGAAATCTCCTTTAATGCGTGATAAAATTGCAAAAAGTCTAGGCGTAAGCAGCAAAGATAATGAAGAAAAATTTTATAAAATTATAAGAGAGAGTTTTAGAGATTTTGCTAAAAATAATGCGTGGTCATTTAGCAAAAAAGAGCAAAATTTAAAGGACGAATATATCGGCGAAAATAACGAATTTATCGGCATCGGAAGTGGCGCATTCAGCTTTTTGGACGGCACGCTTTTTGTAAATGCTTTCGATTTGAATGATTATTCGGGTTTGGTAAAATGCGAAAAAAGTGCAGTAATAGCGCAATGTGAGTTTGATAAAATGCAAAAGATAAAATATCTTTTTTTAAACGAATTATTTAACGGAGAAATCAATATAGCTAAGTTTGACGCGAAAAACAGCTGCGAAATTTTAAAAGTTTTAAGGAATGAAATTTTGCTTTTAAAACTTTCAGGTGCCGTTAAAATTTCAGACGGAAAAATAATTACGAGCGATTTCGGAGATTATCTGTGTGTAATTCTGATGAAGGAATTTTATACAGGAATGGACGCGATACGCGCATTTTTCCGTGATTTCAGCAGCAAAAATAAAAAAGAGATGATGATAAAATTTTAGATATTTTAAATGTAAAATTTTGCATTTTTAATTATTTTTTAGCGTAAATTTCAGCTTTAAAAATTAAAATAATTAAATGCGCGAATTTTAAAATTCTAAGACAACAGCATTTACTAAAAAGCAAAAAACAATTAAAATTTCTTAAAAATTTATGTCGTGTAAAACACAATAAAAATAGAAATTTTTGAGTTTATAAAATTATTTAACGGACTATCATACATTTAGAAAAAAATATTAATTTGCCGCATATTGCTGCAATATGTTAAAAACGCTTTTTTGTATCAGTGTAATGTTTTAGAAATAGTAAAATTCAGCGCGCTGTATAAATTTAAAACATATAAATTTTGCCAAGTTTAAAATTTTTCGCTGAGGTTGAAAATTTGATTTTAAATTTTAATCAAAACGACGTAAAATGTTTTGTAAAAGATTATCATTTCAAAACGAACGGATTAAATTTAT from Campylobacter hominis ATCC BAA-381 carries:
- a CDS encoding coproporphyrinogen III oxidase family protein, producing the protein MISYLAKFYAHKIVRNSMRNSLRLAPSNFKREPKNKKYMLYAHVPFCHTFCPYCSFHKFYYQSELCKEYFKNLRLEMTQIARLGFKFDSLYVGGGTTLIDEDELIKTLELAKKLFNIDEISCESDPNHIDAQNLARFKGLINRLSVGVQSFNDEILKKVGRFDKFGGSEVLLEKLSKAIGILPTFSLDLIFNFPFQSELDFREDIKKAKSIGADQYTFYPLMKSPLMRDKIAKSLGVSSKDNEEKFYKIIRESFRDFAKNNAWSFSKKEQNLKDEYIGENNEFIGIGSGAFSFLDGTLFVNAFDLNDYSGLVKCEKSAVIAQCEFDKMQKIKYLFLNELFNGEINIAKFDAKNSCEILKVLRNEILLLKLSGAVKISDGKIITSDFGDYLCVILMKEFYTGMDAIRAFFRDFSSKNKKEMMIKF